The Verrucomicrobiota bacterium genome has a segment encoding these proteins:
- a CDS encoding metalloregulator ArsR/SmtB family transcription factor yields the protein MREFMNLSKALADANRVRLVLVLRGGELCACQLTELFGLAASTMSKHLSILYQARLVNVRKEGRWVYYSRPGKEASPSVRAALKWVDLSLAESEQTAADAKQLKKVLKIDPTELCRKQCRC from the coding sequence ATGCGCGAGTTCATGAATCTCAGCAAGGCGCTGGCGGATGCCAACCGGGTCCGTCTGGTGCTGGTTTTGCGGGGCGGCGAGTTGTGCGCCTGCCAGCTCACGGAGTTGTTCGGCCTGGCCGCCTCAACCATGTCGAAACACCTTTCCATCCTTTACCAGGCGCGCCTGGTCAACGTGCGCAAGGAGGGCCGTTGGGTGTATTACTCCCGGCCGGGCAAGGAAGCATCCCCTTCGGTTCGTGCGGCACTGAAGTGGGTGGATTTATCCCTGGCGGAAAGTGAGCAAACCGCCGCGGATGCCAAACAACTAAAAAAAGTGCTCAAAATTGACCCCACCGAATTATGCCGAAAACAATGCCGTTGTTGA
- a CDS encoding arsenate reductase ArsC — protein MPKTMPLLKVLFLCTGNSCRSQMAEGWARHLKGNVLEAYSAGIEKHGMNPHAVKVMAEAGVDISKHYSKTPAEIGPVHYDYVVTVCGHANENCPVFLGKAKVVHVGFEDPPKLTKHLPDGEEKLAVYRRVRDEIRRFVETLPEALTAPKP, from the coding sequence ATGCCGAAAACAATGCCGTTGTTGAAAGTCCTGTTCCTGTGTACCGGAAACTCCTGCCGCAGCCAGATGGCTGAAGGGTGGGCCCGCCATCTGAAAGGCAACGTGCTCGAAGCCTACTCCGCGGGTATCGAGAAGCACGGGATGAATCCCCACGCCGTCAAGGTCATGGCGGAAGCGGGGGTGGACATTTCAAAGCACTACTCGAAGACGCCCGCCGAAATCGGGCCGGTGCATTATGATTACGTGGTGACCGTCTGCGGGCACGCCAATGAGAACTGCCCGGTTTTTCTAGGCAAGGCCAAGGTGGTGCATGTCGGCTTTGAAGACCCGCCGAAGCTGACGAAGCATCTGCCGGATGGCGAGGAGAAGCTGGCGGTGTACCGCCGGGTGCGGGATGAAATCCGGCGGTTTGTTGAGACCCTGCCGGAGGCGCTCACTGCGCCAAAACCATAG